The Cryptomeria japonica chromosome 6, Sugi_1.0, whole genome shotgun sequence genomic interval CCACCTTTTGGTTACTTTCCCAATCTCTGTCGGAGCCACACACCTAAACCATAAATACACCATCAATTTGAAAGCAACTTTTTCATCAGTAATCATGAAATGGGTGAATTCAAAATCATGAAATGAgagaattcaaaacaaaaaaattaacaaaagCAATCAATTTACTTCTCAATTTAACAGGAACCCAGATTTGAATCCGAAAGGAAATTTTTAACAAAGATGATCACTTCAATTTGGATTTTAACAGGACCCCAACTTGAATTCACCCCACAAGAACCCAAAAAATGTTCAGAATCATTGCAATCAAATCCATGCACTGTGAATACCTGGATTGTTCGAAGAAGAATCCTTTGTCAGGAATGTCATCCCGTATGTCAAAACACAATTCTGTGACAGAATCTCTGCTTTTGAATTCTTCCCACCATAACACTGTTCCATCTCCTTCAACCCATTCCACAGGCACTTCCCACAGTCCTCCTTGGACAAATCCTTCCAGCACTGCGCACGCCCCTTGATTTCAACCTCCAAATTGAGAAAACTACCCCCCACAGATTCAGAGGCAAAGTAGTTCTCCTGATCCGGAGCCTTTACAGCAACTTTCTGCATCAATTTCTCAAGAGACCCAACAGATTTCCCGCCACTTTTACTGCAGGGAAGCCCCGAATTCACAAAATGGGCCTCGGGCTTGGAGATGAAATCATAGGCTTCAAAACGAAGGAAGCACCAATTGGACCAGAGGCTGGCTCCAGCTGAACCAGGGCAGTTCTGCTTTACAAAATAACTGGCTTCTTGGCCACAGATATTGCAGTCATACTGAGAAACATCCCCCATGCATTGAAACAGCCCATAAACTTTACTTTCATTAATGGCTGCCTGTGCCCCTTGTGGGCTTTCACTGAATTGGTGTTTTCCCTCCAAAAGATTGTGTAACACACTCTCAACTTTCTGTTGGTATTCTCTGTTTGTGCCCTGCTCTGTGGTGTTGCAGGTCCAGTGCAAGACTGTGGCACTGGCTGCCATTAAATTGGCTAAGAACAGGAGAAATTTAATGGTGGGATTCATggtgaagagagaaagaagtttaCTCCTGAGAAAGGATTTGATCAACTGGTTTATATAGATCAAAGAGGCTTGGCATGCCGTCTGGGACAGGGTTCAATGGGGCCGCCCTTGACTTGCTTTGGAATTGGATTTAGGTTATTTATTACTGCCGTGTTAAACAAGAATGGAGTGAAACTTCCATAGCGGTCACTATTCAGTATTGCAGGAAATTTCCATGGAGATCGCTGGTTAGTATTCCATGGCTGTGGAAGTCCTAGTTTGACAGTTAGATGTGAGGAGGATGGGAAAGTTCTTGCGCAAGTTATGTTGTGGAATTTATTGTTGCACCAAATACTAAATGTATTAAGTGTAGTTTACACAATTGTGACCTTTGGGTTTGTTTTTAATTGGAAGGCCTGTGGTTATCCAGCCAATTAAAATGTAATTCATATGAAAGAGAGTTTTCAAAAAACTTCAAGTGTTGTTTTTCTTTTGACGTGTACTTTTCTTTAAAGAGGTATTTTAAAGGTCTTTAAGAAGCAAGCAGCTATCCAACCAACTAAAACGTTATTCATATGTAGGCGAGCTTTCAAAAAAAAGTTGAGTGTTCTTTTTCATATGACTTGCGTTTTCCACTTCCTTTTAAAGAGGCACTTTGAATTTTGGGGGCTTCGTCCTTCTAGAAGTCAATAAGTCATTTGGATAAATGATAATGCATTTTTAAATAGGTGTAGTGGATCCTTTTCACATGCAAGCAtgtatctttctttctttcttgttaTTTAAAGACATTTATGTATGAAATGGGTCATAGAGAAATAAAATGTTGATGTAGATGCTTATTTATATTGTCAGAGAATAATAAAATATATAGATTGATAAACAAGTTGTGAAGTTTTAAATCTTTCTAAACTTTCTTGTCATATAGAGCTTTCAAAAGAATATGATATTTTTGAAGAATTTTCCACATCCCAGACTTTTAAATAGAACACACCATGCACTTGGTATAAAGTGGAGAGCTCTCCAAAGGATCAATGATTTTGCGACTTATCTTATTTTGAGGAAGGCAACGAATATCCTTTGCCATTTTATAAATATCTTGAGTCTATATGTGGCTCATAAAAATTACTCCATCAATTTGACAAGATAGTCGTAAATTATTTTAGAAAGTGGCCAACATAaagaataataaatataaatagagGCAAACACATTACATAAGAGTTGGTAATCTAATATACAATCTTTATCTTAACCCTATGTAACATGTATTACCAAATAACAAACGAAATACAAATAA includes:
- the LOC131064979 gene encoding cysteine-rich repeat secretory protein 1, which gives rise to MNPTIKFLLFLANLMAASATVLHWTCNTTEQGTNREYQQKVESVLHNLLEGKHQFSESPQGAQAAINESKVYGLFQCMGDVSQYDCNICGQEASYFVKQNCPGSAGASLWSNWCFLRFEAYDFISKPEAHFVNSGLPCSKSGGKSVGSLEKLMQKVAVKAPDQENYFASESVGGSFLNLEVEIKGRAQCWKDLSKEDCGKCLWNGLKEMEQCYGGKNSKAEILSQNCVLTYGMTFLTKDSSSNNPGVWLRQRLGK